tattaaGATAgtattgtgtatatatatttatttcttattgttCTGTCTATAGTGAAGCATATAGGAGCTCATAGCAGCGGACAGGCCATGCTGAATTTCTAAATCACTCCAAGTAgttaatgtattcttttttcaattttacAACAATGTTTTGATTATTGTCTTCAGCCCTCTGAATAGACTCGTTGACAAGGATCACACTCTGATCACATAAAAATGTGTAGTTCAAGCTGAAGGTCTCTATAGTCATTCCAAGAATCCTtaatacttcagaaatgttAACCGTTTTAACTGAAATCAACCTCTACAATTTCAGTGAAGCCAATAACCTGAAGTAGGACTCAATCTGACTAGTAATTTGCACATAAAGTACTTCCTCACCATCCAAGACTCCTACGAAGCCCATGCTTTCTGAGGCTACTCTGCATTCATATGTTGTTTTTTAGTCTCACTTTTAGACTACAAGCATTTGTATATATGAAGTTCTTGCTGTCCTACTACAATATGCACTAACTTTAGGGCATAACTAGAACATCAGTGTACTACAGAAACAAAGGGGTTAATAATAGAGACTGCTCTTGATGAGAGAATCAGTTATCTATTTTGACCTATAGAATAGATTTAAGTTTAGTCTGGGATTACTTACCTTTGAAGTAAAGGCAATTAAGAATCATCATCAGCGTTGTGGGGTTTACATTCACAAGAGCTTCCTTTATTAATCCTTTGGTCAGCTTCAAGATGCGTTCATTGGTTTTAGTTATGAAGTTAGGATCTGAAAAATCAGCTGGTTGGGCATCAGCAAAGTAGTATGTTTTCATATTGTTTCTGAAATCATTTAGAATAGGAAAGTCCTTACGAATATAAAGATCGTTGACAGATCTCAGAGTATAACCAAAATTTCGCCTGAAGAGCCGATGAGTGAGTTTCCGAAAGAGGTTATGTATGGTTGTGAGCTCGTATTTGGTGCTGGCATTAATGAAGTCTTCAAAACCAAGAACAGATAACACTTCCTGCTGAGTTTGACCCTTTAGACCTAGGGAAATCATAGCCATTGCAGTGGAAATACCAACAGGAGCCATGAGAATATTGTCTGAGGAGTTGGCTTTGTTCACTACACTCCGATAAAGATTGAAGCCAAAGTTCGCATTGAGGATATTAAGGCGCTGGATTCTGGTTTTGCCTTGGAAAAGTTCCAGAATATTTCCTTGCTGAATCTCAGAAACTATGTGTGGAGCAGCATCGATAATGTCACTGTAGTCATCTTCACCCAATATCTTGTCAAGATCTAGATagtcttcttcctcctcctcttcaggAATCAAGTCATTGGTGATAGTATTTTCTCTGTGGAACTCCAGTGGTAGGTCCGGCATATGATGGGTTCCATTTTCGTGTGTATGTGCACCGTTGAGACTTTCAAAATGGTCACTGAAGTCCTTAATTCCACAAAATGTGGGGGTTATGATGACAGCCAAGGCAAGCAAATGAAACAGGAACTTCATTCTGAAAATCTGGAAGATAACAAAGTTGAAAGAAAGAGGGTAATTGAATTTTAATTGTCTGTTCCGTAATTTTAGGTCTTTGGTGGAATTTGTCAGACCACAAAGTCTGTTGTTACTTTATtcagcgttttttttttttttgtgggacaGAGCTTAATTAGATAGATAAATCTGTTTTACTGGTAACCATTCTTGCTTACATAATGTCTCCAGCCTGCTAGATAATTGGTTGAACTCCTCCTGCTGAAGTAGTGGTTATTGACGTATTTCAGTGGTAACAAATTCATTACCTAAAATACCTTCATCTATTTATGTGCAAAATACAATTGCTTAAAATGTTTACTGTGTTACTAAAAATACGAGTTGAAGAAAAGTTGAAAGATCTGAGCTTGGTAGGAGGAGGAACTGGGAATCCACTGAAGGGAGTTCACTAGAAGGCTGAGATGCATTGAAGAATTTGCAAAACAGGCGTTAGGAAGCTACAgcaaaaaaagcttaaaaaaatttGGGAGAATTTTTTGAAAAGTGAAGCTGAAACTTGATGGAATAAAGGAAATTTGGGCTGTAGCAACATacttaaacatttatttgcacTGCCGTtagtggggctgtgctgtgtgaaGCGTTTAAATGTTTGTGCTGGCTTGCTTGTTGTCTTACTCGTGTGTTACTCCATGGGTGTGCTCACTTTCTACAACTGTGGTACACCCATCTGCCTCTTCTATTTGGAGTATCTTGAATCTGCTTCTTGTTtagttgtattttgtttcaatttacTTTTATGTAGCGCTGCACAGTATGTAGTGTTGTCTATTTTCCCCATGATGTGAAGTCCCATAAGTTCCTGTTTGTAACTGTTCCTCTGGTCTTGGTGTTACCCTGATGATAGATTTCTAACTTCACTTACTGTATCTGTGAATATGTTTAAGCAGaacctgtgttgttttttttttttcttaagaggaGTTTGGTCTCTTCTTTGACTCTTCAGTAGtgcactgctgcatttttttgtcATGACTTTAAAATCAAGTACTAGTATTAGATACATAATTTGGAGAGAATCCATCAGCCTTACTCATCTGACGAGAAGTAGGTCTGAGAGACTTTTCACCACAATTCTGACTTGCAGTAATAACAGTGATCTTAAAAAGGTATGAAAAAGTTTAATCTCTTCCTGCAGTAGTCAGAGACCAAAATACAAACATTCAATAACTGTGTCACCTGAGACTGTAAAATGGGTGTCTGAATGCCAGGGTCTTGATTTTTGATAGTACTTCCTTAGAAAGTTATTtgatgactttttaaaatcagcctCTATGAATAGCATTTGCTTTgagtaaaggaaaaacaaacatttataatataatgtaagaaaaaatgctgaatatgGTGAAAGTAAAATTTTACTAAGAGGttgattaaaatgttttgtaaattaGCAAATAGACCAAGGAGCTGTAGAagtaaaatatatgtatgcacATAGTTGTAAACCGTTGCTTGCAGCAGACTTCAAACTTGTAGCAGGACTGAAGTAACTAAGCTAAGACTTAACTTTCCGAACTCTCCCCTCGAAGTAATTAGCTTGAAATCTTAAACCAAGGTGATTATCccatattaaaaatgaattgttttttgCAGTGATGAAGGATTGCTAGAAGGTGCATTTTGAAAGATTTACATTGTGATTAAAGGACTTGAGTCAGAAGTACTTGTTTCTTCATGaattcatcctttttttttttttccccattctccACCCCCAGGGGAGAAAAAGATGAGTTATTGTCTTTGGGCTGACATTCTCTGTCCAGTaaccactgaaaaatgttttctgcttttgtcgTATAAGAATTTGCTGTCAGTAGTTGCCAACTTTACATTCTCATATTCACTAAAGTTTAATTAATGCTCGTCTCCACCTACACAAACAAAGCATTCCCCTGCTCTGCAATACATGTGCATTTGTATCATAGCTACCTAAAATAACAAGATGTGAATGAGGCTTACCTTTAAGTCTCAGTATGGAAAGGATGTGTTGAATAGCTCAAGTGAGGGGAATGGTGGGTTTTAAATCTGAACTTTGATGCTAGTTTTTTGTATATCTCCCaaagtaaacattttctaaacCAAACACTGCTAAACTTACTTCGTCAGCCAGAATCCCTCCCTTGCCTACTGATCTCTGCTGGATTGcttggtttgttgtttgttgaACTACTTTTATGGCTTTGCAGGTACTTGCTCATCTTTGAGGAAAATCTTTTGAGCAAAAGTTGGTGTGTTTGTAAAGTTTCGCAGTCAAGCATGCGCATAAACTTGGCAGTTTAAGACTAGTAGAAACCATGTCACTACTGTTTTGTGCTGAGATGAGGTTGTGTTATTATTTGTATGTCCCTTTAGATGTGGTTGAGGCTACTGGGGCTGTGAGGCTACTTCTGTCAGTGTTACACTGGTGCAGACATTTGCTGTCAACTCAGCAATGCTGTTCACCAGCTAGGACTCGGGTTAATTTTACTGTACTACAGGATTTTTTTAGTTATTTGTTTTAGTGACAGACTGCCTTGTGATCTACAAATATGTTTTAAGTTGGCTTTATGTAAGGTTTTACTGAAGTACTGTTTTCGTACCACAACAGAATTATTGTACAGTTAGGAAAAAACCTCTTCAGGATACATTAGAATATAACACTTCTAAAAACGAAGTCTACCGTAATAATATCTGGTCATATTAGATAAAGCTCACAGTTTAGTGAatctttcctttaatttttttttaacattgtgCTGCTAACAATTTTAGAGTAAAAGACTGTCAAGTTTTCTACGTAAATTTGTAAGTATTCCACATCAACTTGTTGTCTGAGAGTATAAACTGCTCCAGTGGTAGCAGCTGTCTGTGAAAAAGCTATCAGACAACTTGAATAGATGTATTGAAAATGATGTTCTTTTACTTGCTTGTTTAGATAGTAAATTCTCTATGACTGATGTCATTATGTGCGTGGGTGAAAACAAAAGATCCCCAACTGGAGCCTCAATGTATTTCCACAAAGCCAATAAACAATAGCAACCAGAAGTAcatttgacaaatattttggttttgagttCCTCTGTGCTAAAACAAAGCTTTGTGATACTGTCTTTAGCTCGCGGTTTAAAGGACCATGTGGTCTCTTCCTCTCAGCAGTTGATGTATACTAATGTAAGGTATTCTCTTTGGATTACTCTATCAGTATGGTGGTATTCCTGTGTGAAGCTGCAGAAATTTAGTTTCGGCATCTTGAATTTAAGCTGTTTtcacaaaatacagtttttttcagtataaCATTAGTAATATTGTATTAGTTTCTTTAGATGACAAAAGATATTACCTTTGTAAATCATAGTAGGTGAAAGTATATAAGTTGATTCCTTCACATGGAATTAGGTTATTGTAGTAGCCACcattttccaattttattttatttttctctgtcagcTCACTAGACGCTTGCCACCTATCAAGGAAGCCAAGCCCAGACTGCAAAAGCTGTTCCGTGACTTCTGGTTGTATTCAGTGCTCATGGGATTTGCTGTGGAAGGATCAGGTAGTGTGaacttgaagagaaaaacattgctGCTCATACTTAAACTTCTGATAAGCAGATGGAAACTATTCTGTTTTGCTATGACATTCGGTACAGTACAACTTATCCTtgaacatgatttttttctaagctaATACAGCAATTATCTGTAACTTAGGTATTAATTTTGATGGCCAAGTtcttgaaatggaaaacaaaacatgggtacaaaggggggaaaaaatagaaacttcTTATCTATTTAGAAGCTTCACCTGGAATCACTTAAACGTGTGTTATGTTTGGAACATGGACCATTTGTGTTTGTGTTGAAGAGCATGAAGAATTCGCTTGAGGAAGTAGTGCAAAGCTTGATAATGCTGATTAACCTTGGGAGTCttaatactgtttttctcctctgctccacCTTGCTCTTCGTATTTGTGTTCCAGGTCTCTGGCCAGAGGAATGGTATGAAGGTGTATGTGAAATTGCCACCAAGTCTCCGTTACTCACGTTTCCTAGCAAAGAACCACTCAGATCTGTTCTTCAGTACAATTCTGCCATGAAGAATGATACCGTGACTTCTGTAAGAATTAGCTTCTTCTATTGCCTCCTTCCATAATGTCTGTCAACTGTTAAGTGATGTGGTAACCAAGAATTACAGTGTATTTCAAAGGGACAATATGCATTTAACCTGCCTCCTCttagcaaaaatacattttttacaaAGCTCTTTTGACAGCAGTATATACAAACGTTTTAGATTGTTTTGCTGTGTGGTAAGTGCTTTACTGGTAGCTATACTATTTTGATTAGCTGTAGAAGCCTGGGCTTTGTGGAGATGGAAGCCTTTTAATAGTCAGTTTCATCCATTCTGTATCAGCCAGAGACAAAACTTAAACTGTagggagggaaaaacaaaaaaagaaacagctttgaaaGGAAACAACATGTTCATTCTTTCTCCTTGTTCAAAGAAATGCATGTTAGCTGAACTTTATATTTTATCCTCCAGCATGGTACTAGTATACTCTCTCTAGTGTTTGCAGGATAGATATTTACATGAAGGTTATTATGGTAGAAGTGTATGGTGAATTGAATTGCTGCAGCATATGAGATGTCTCTGGCTCCCAAATAATACAGAAGTCTGCATGTGCCTAGGTACTTTATTCTGTGACATCAAAGCAACAGTTCCATGAAGTTTCAGAAGCTGAACGATATTGGTATTGatcaaaattaaattacattcaTTAGAGGAACTGTATTTCTTCATGGTATAATTGCATATTAACTAGTAGTTATTTCAGCAGGGAGCTTGACTCCAATATTCTATTTAATGCTGTATAGTAAGAATCTGACTTGCTGAGTGAGAGCATGTTGGTCCTAGTCTGCGTGCAGAGGCATCCTGGCATAGTATTTGTGagcattaaaaagtaaaaagagtAATAGCTAAAAGTGAGTATTTTCAGAACACAAATTAATGTAGTCCTCCCGCTTCAGATAACTGCATGTATTCATCTCTAGGCTGAACTAAATGAACTGCGGAGTACCATAATAAATCTCTTGGATCCTCCTCCAGAAGTGTCAGCATTGATCAATAAGTTGGACTTTGCCATGTCTACTTATCTCCTTTCTGTTTACCGTCTGGAGTACATGAGGTATATATATACCTTtcttctgatgatttttttaaattgtgttcaAGTCAGAATTGCCAGACACTATGGCAAATGGGAATCAGTATTTTGAGTCAAAATAGCTCCACTGAAGATTTTTAGACTAAGAATTCATCTGTACAGAAGTCACGGTAGGTAAAAGAATGTGATAATATAGCAGAGTCACAAAAATGAGAGCTCCTCTGTGTAGGAATTAACAGAAGATGGACAAAAGGGTTCTTCAAAGTAACATCTTAAAAGTATAATGCATCTCCTGCACAGACTTAAAGTACTGTGCTTGCATCTCGGAAGgattaaaatatctgaaagatCATCTATTCTGTGAGATTAATGTAATGTAGGAGCTGTGaaaatgtggggttttttgtgctggtttttttcctcagacGTGTGTGTTAGATTGTACTAATGTGACTTGCtgaattcacatttttatttctctagaaGTATATTCATTGCTGCAATCCAAAGCAGTGTGTAGCTGAAAGCTGAGGTGGAAGTCTAGTAGTAAGGAAAGTAGGTAGAAACTTCCCCTTCCTATTTTTACTTTGACAGTAGCTGACAACACATACAATTTTTATCAGAAACATATAGGCTGTATTTTAGAAACAGTTTTTTGGTCAGTGATATTTCCATTGTGCAAATTCAGTAGAGAGAAAACCTACAGAAATGTCAAAGATTGTGTATtttttggatttgtttgtgGTGGTTGTGTAAGTGCGTTATCAGGTTTCCTATTCCTAAGGAGTGAAAGGTATTCTCTTGATGACAGagaatcatcttttttttttcctaacatttggGTCCACTTAGTTGAATATAGAAACAAATAGCAGTATCACACTTACTAGAAACTTAAAGTTACCATGAAATGAATCATTACCATGTGTATATGGTATGTAATGTGTTGTTAGAGTATGTAGATTTCTGTTGAAGGTGTTTgagtaaaagaggaaaaaaagcatgcaaaactCTTCCTCTCCTAGGGTATTGCGTTCAACTGATCAAGATCGCTTCCAAGTCATGTTTTGCTATTTTGAGGATAAAGCAATTCAAAAAGACAAATCTGGTAAGTTTACCAACTTGAGATACTGGAGAGTTATCTACAGACGTGCAAAATTAAACCAAAtccagcaattaaaaaaaaaaaaagatctcattCACTGGAttgcttgttgttttgttcttgccAAATATTCTGTCTTAGTTTTGAAAAAGCTTGATTCAGTGCTGGCTGTGTAAACATGAACACTTTTTAACTGTTAAGCGTAAAGAAAACTCAGTTATTATGATCAAACCAGTAACTTCTCTCAATTCTTCAGGAATGATGCAGTGTGTGATAGCTGTTGCTGATAAGGTGTTTGAAGCTTTCCTGACAATGATGGCTGATAAAGTAAGTAACGCAGCatctaaaatttaaaattagtgTAGAAGCTCTAattcattttatgaaaatgtgCTTGGCTTTATACTTCTTTGGCATGTGTTTTAGCCTAAAACCAAGGAGAATGAAGAAGAGCTGGAGCGACATGCTCAGTTCTTACTGGTGAATTTTAATCACATTCACAAGAGGATCAGGAGAGTTGCAGACAAGTACTTATCTGGTCTGGTAGACAAGTGAGTATAGATTACACTCCGCTGTTCTTTTCACATTGACTGCATTGTGAATACTCATGCAATTAAGGAAAACAGTCATGTGGATTTGATGGCAGGTACTTCTACTGAAACATCACCTTGTAAAATAACAtgcaacaatatttttaatccaGTCTCTGAAATCCATGCTTAAATTGTCTGTGTATGCTTAGTGTTCCCATGGATGGAGCAAAGAAAAGAGCCCATGAAATAACTGCAGCATCATCTCCACTGGAATAGCTTTACTTAGCTTGATTTTCAGAGAGCTTTCAAACGTGTATTGAGCCAGTCTGGTGTGAGCCAAGGCAAACTTTGCAATTTCTGTAGAGTATGAGTGTTTCAAGTGCTGTTTGAGCAGCTTCATTTCttgataaaataatttccttccaATCCTGTCTTGCTCTAGATTTCCCCACTTGCTGTGGAGTGGAACTGTGCTGAAGACTATGCTTGACATTCTGCAGACGTTGTCACTGTCTCTTAGTGCAGTAAGTTTCCTTCTTTGTTGatagcttgttttgttttttgaatgatAAGGGTTGTTAGCATATACAATTTCCAGTGTATATGTGTTTGTATCTTTTGGATTCAGTAcctattatttttctgtaataactGAAGTATTATATACTAGTATTTTTAAAGTTGgataagttttattttcatgctaaATTTTGAGAAGATTTCTGGAATTGCTTGTATTGAAAACCTTACTGGAGTAAAAAACCATCTCTTAGAGCTGTTCAGATTTACTTTGGGAATAGTTATTTAGGAAGAGCGACGCCTGTAATATTCAAGTTAAGTgattgtgtattttattttattgagatctgattgtttttgtttaggATATTCACAAGGACCAACCATACTATGACATTCCTGATGCTCCATATAGAATAACTGTCCCTGACACACATGAAGCCAGAGAGGTAGGCAGTCCTTGATTTATGAAACAAGCAAATAattcttgattttctttgtcTCAGACGTAATTTACTCTGAGCTACTTTAAAAGGACAATGCTTCGTGGGTAAAGTTTTCTAGTACTATCTGACACATCTATCTTAGTATGATGTTACTTCTTACACCTTTAAAACCAGTGCTTCTTGTTCAATATCCTGTAATTcattgattttgttgttgttattgttgtgtTGTTATTCTAGAGTATAGTCAAAGACTTTGCTGCACGCTGTGGGATGATTCTGCAAGAGGCAATGAAATGGGCTCCCTCTGTTACAAAATCTCATCTACAGGTAATGAGcctgtttctgtgaaagaatTTGATCATTGTAGATATTCAAAATTAgaattgtggttttttttattttttcagcctgtttgaacttcattttaaattttccGTCGCGCTAAAATTTCCCTTATTGCCAGAGAATAACTAGAGTTGTTGCTTTGATCTAAACTTGAGTATCTTTAACGtgacagttttgaaaacagttgATCACCCGCAGacttaattcagaaataaaaatttgttgTAATTCTCTGCCTACCAAAGTTTAAATATAGGCAACTTAAAATACCAGCTGGACTGAAATGAGTAGTTAGGTTGTGAGTCCTATTTCTTGggagcatgtttttttttccatccttgctgtttatttttcatttaaagataaaacatATATGAGTCTGTGGTGAACTGCAGACATTAATTTCAGCATGGATGTACTAAATGCTCGTGTATGGCAGAGTTAGGTAGGAActggtaaaaacaaacaaaaaaaccaccaacttAGCAAAAACTACAGAAGACTTTTTACAGtgtattaataaataaaacactttaTATAAACAAGAAGTCTCACTACAGTATAATGGAGTTCTCTTTTTGTTAACCCATTGCTAAGTAGCAGAAGAAAACACGTAGTCCAGATTAGACTAATGTTCTGTCTACCTAGAGGTGAAAACACAGTTTCTGGGGAGGCTCAAGACTTTGCAAAGTCTTGAGCAAAGCACTTTGTTTTGTAAGGCTTTTTGTGAAAAAtgattctatttaaaaagaacCTCAGATTTAAAGTATTACCTTGTTCATGTAATCCTTTTACGAAATGGAAGaagtctttctcttttcaaatttaGGATGaggctttgatttttttattgctggGGAACAGTACCTACAAGAGGTGTAGAGACAGTTTACTTCTCCTCACATACATCTGTAATTAAGTTTTCTGCAATGATACAGTGTTTGCTTGTGAGCCGCCTTGTTTTGTAAAGCTCAGTAATTTTTCAACAAATGTTTTTTGGTGCATCAGGAGTACCTAAACAAACATCAGAACTGGGTATCAGGTTTGTCCCAGCATACAGGACTGGCTATGGCTACAGAAAGTGTGCTTCACTTTGCTGGCTACAACAGGCAGAACACCACTTTGGGCGTgagtatttgtttgtttgtgtagCTGTCATGTTAATTTTATAATATGCAGTTTAGCCAGGTAATATAGAGTCTCTAAATCATATTTGTCATAGCACATGAAAATTACTCAGATAActtatttctttccatctcaAGTCAGGGTATCTTCCAATCACACTGTTATGTAAATTACTGAGAAGTAGGATGCTAACAAGCAAGAAAGTAAAACTGTATCTATTTCCTCTTAAGAAATATTTAGGGATGGTGTTTATTAATTTGGAAGAGGTATCTTTGAGTAAGGCTGAAATGAGCTGTTTTTTAGAATAGTATGCTCATTTGCTCCAGTTTTATGTAGGTTCACTCAAAATATGCTTTCCCactgcatattttatttcattctgttttatgcagtttgtttacattttctttttctcaaatatGTTTGTGATTCCTGAAGAAATCTGTAGAATCTGTTCTGTCATCAGCCAGCGAGTTTTCTAGCAGCAGCTTTGAAACTGTCCTCAGTCCGGGCTTTAGCAGGATTTTCTTCGGGGTTCCCTCTTACAGTCATCGTTCTAGCCAATACTAGTCACTACATGTAAATAGGATAAAGAATTCCCACAGGATGTAGGAATGCTGTAACGTAGTTCCCTAAAGAGGAAAGGTTAAAAAACTTCGAATAAAGAATGTGCTGGAAGAAACATTAagactgcaaagaaaataagagaaatggCTGCTTCATGTTCACAGTACTTGCTTTTGATTAGGGCCCTTCTACATGTCAAGAACTGTACGGATAAAAATATGATAAGGATTGAGTGACAGAAAACCATCAGCTTGCAGAATTTCATTATcctttttaatgccttttttatatttcaaaaagtgcatgtgtgtgtaaattttgaagaatttcaAACTGTTTACATGTAACTAGTGCACATGTTGCTTATTCCATATTGATCAGTTCTGGTACTTTTGTACCTAATAGTCCTGATACTACTCTGATTATAAGTACAAAGGAAACTAAGCTTAAAACGTAGGTAAAGgtgcaaaagacaaaaaagagaagtgGTTGGATATGAACAGTATAAATAGCTGTATATGATTTGATCATAGGCAACCCAGCTAACTGAAAGACCTACTTGTGTGAAGAAGGACTACTCCAACTTCATGGCTTCTCTTAATTTGCGCAACCGCTATGCAGGGGAGGTAAGTACACGCTTTTACGTAGTGTCTGGAGTGCTCACCAGGTCTGGTGTCAGCAGACATTGTCacttccaacctaaattattctgtgattttatgttcttttaaGCCTGGAATCTAAAGTTATAGATTCTTTCAAGATAAAAGACTATAGTTTTCCTAGGCTATtaagcagctcttctgctgctggtcTTGTATGAAGTTCTAAATTACAGGCAAAGGTAAGGTGCATtagcaaaatgcaaataaaggaGACCTGTTTGTACTGAGTTTCCTTACTCAGCACATGACCAGTACCAGAATAGGCTCCTAAAAATATCGTTCTTCATTTAAAACCTCATATTTTACAGGTTTCTGGAATGATTCAGTTCTCAAATGCTACAGGACGGACATCTGACCTGAATAAACTGATGGTCAAAGAGCTGAACAGTGCTCTTGAATCAGGCCAGACTGAATTCTACACGCAGGCCATGTTTAAGTTGACTGCACTATTAATAAGCAGCAAAGGTAATGAAAACCAAATGGAGTTCTGCTTTCTGGATGTGAATGCCATGTGTAGTAAACACAGAAACTATCTGTGTACTAACTCCGTATGCATCAACTTGAAGCAAAACTGTGTTTGAAGTTCTTTCAGTTAGGCTTGTATTATTAGGGGAAAATACTCTTAAACTAGAACCTATTTATTAGCTGCTTTTATGCTGATTATGCATCTATTTATTCTGTTGTAGAAATCTGTTTGaatgtttgctttcagattGTGATCCCCTGCTCCTTCATCATCTGTGTTGGGGACCTTTGCAAATGTTCAACGAACATGGTATGGAAACAGCAATCGCTTGCTGGGAGTGGCTGCTTGCTGCCAAGAATGGAATAGAAGTGCCGGTAGGAATCTATTTAACTACTCTTTCTCTGTCCCtgcaagaggaaagggaaagaagaataTATGGAGAGATTCGCAGCTATTGTGAACCCATGTAAAATAGGA
Above is a genomic segment from Numida meleagris isolate 19003 breed g44 Domestic line chromosome 14, NumMel1.0, whole genome shotgun sequence containing:
- the SERPIND1 gene encoding heparin cofactor 2, which gives rise to MKFLFHLLALAVIITPTFCGIKDFSDHFESLNGAHTHENGTHHMPDLPLEFHRENTITNDLIPEEEEEEDYLDLDKILGEDDYSDIIDAAPHIVSEIQQGNILELFQGKTRIQRLNILNANFGFNLYRSVVNKANSSDNILMAPVGISTAMAMISLGLKGQTQQEVLSVLGFEDFINASTKYELTTIHNLFRKLTHRLFRRNFGYTLRSVNDLYIRKDFPILNDFRNNMKTYYFADAQPADFSDPNFITKTNERILKLTKGLIKEALVNVNPTTLMMILNCLYFKGTWENKFPVEMTTKRSFRLNEKQTIKVPMMQTKGNFLAAADPELDCGVIQLPFVGNISMLIILPHKLSGMKALEKQITPQVVEKWQKSMTNRTREVVLPKFKLEKNYNLIDFLRSMGIEELFSEKGNYCGVSEEKVTIDRFNHQGTITVNEEGTEAGAITNVGFMPLSTQIRFIVDRPFLFLIYEHRTSCLLFMGRVVNPAKP